A segment of the Deinococcus aestuarii genome:
CGCGCCAGCGTCTCGACGAGGGTGGCCGCCTCGCGGGGGGCGTCGTGGCGGCGCAGCTCGGCGCCCAGCTCGCGGGCCCGTCGCCGGAAGGGGCTTTCCCCGAGCAGCGAGCGCACGGCCCCGCGCACCTGCCCCGGGGGGGGTGCGTTCGTCCGCAGGTTGAGCCCCACGCCCGCGTACTCGACCCGGCCCGCGACCTCGGCCTTGTCCTCCGTCGTGCCCGCCGCGACCACCGGGACCCCGTGCGCGAGGGCCTGCTGCACGCCGCCGTAGCCCCCGTTCGTCACGTAGACCGCGACGTGTGGGAGCAGCGCCGCGAAGGGGAGGAACGGGGCCACGCGGGCGTTGCCGGGCAACTCGCCCAGTTCCGCCGGGTCCCGGACCCCCGCCGCGACGACGAGCAGGTCCTCGCCCGCCAGCCCCCGCAGCGTCGGCACGATCAATTCCCCCGCCCGGGTGGCGAGGGTCCCCTGGGTGACGAGGACCACCGGGCGCCCTCCCACCACCACCTCGGGCCACCACGCGGGCGGCGGCACGTCCGGGGGCGCGGGCGGGAAGAGCGGCCCGACGAAGTGGAGGTGGCGGGGCAGGTCGCTGCGGGGGTACTCGAAGCCCGGCACGCTGGGTTGCAGCATCAGCCGGGGCGCCACCGGGGGGGCGAAGGGGCGGGGCGGCAGGCCGAGGCGGCGGCACACCGCCCCGAGCTGACGGGTGGCCCGGCCGAAGACGACCCGATCGGCGAGGAGGCGCAGCGCCCGGTTGCGCCAGCGGCCCGGCGGGGAGGCGTCCGGGCGCAACCCCAGCCCGAAGGGCGCCGTGTCGCGGCTGGGAATCCCCAGCGGCAGGATGCCCAGCAGGGCGACGGGCGGCCCGCCGAGTTCTTCCAGCAGCAGCGCGGCGCTCATCGTCTGCTCGGCGAGCACGGCGTCGGGGGGCCAGCGCCGGGCGACGGCGCGCAGGTCGTGCAGTTGCCCCTCGACCTGCCCGAGAAAGACGTGCTCGAGGTCGAACTGAATCTGCCGCAGCCCGGCGCGGTCGTCCCGGCCCGGAAAGGTCGCGCCGAAGGCCGCGTCGTCGTAGTCGCGGGCGTGGACGAAGGGCTCGACCTCCGCGCCGAGCGCCCGCACCCGGTCCGCGTACTTGCGCCCGGTGTACCAGCGGACCTCGTGCCCGCGCGCGAGGAGTTCCCGGGCGATGGGGAGCAGCGGCAGCACGTGCCCGTGGATGGGTTGCGAGGCGATCAGGATTCTGGACACCGGGTCTCTCCTCCCCCCGCCGCCCCCCACCGCATCGTGAAGGCGCGGGCGAGCAGGGGCTGAACGGGAGGAGCGAGCAGGCCCCGCAGCACCCCCTCGCGCACGCGCCGCGCCGCCCCCCCCGCCGGACGCCCGAAGGCCATGTTGAACTCGGCCTGCCGGGTGGCGAGCCGGGCCAGCCGTCGCCGGCGGCGCTCGTAGCGCAGGAGGGCCGCCCGCGCCCCGGGGGCGCCGCTCAGGACCTCCTCCAGCCGGGGCGCGAGCGCGGCGGCGTCCAGCCAGCCCAGGTTCATCCCCT
Coding sequences within it:
- a CDS encoding glycosyltransferase codes for the protein MSRILIASQPIHGHVLPLLPIARELLARGHEVRWYTGRKYADRVRALGAEVEPFVHARDYDDAAFGATFPGRDDRAGLRQIQFDLEHVFLGQVEGQLHDLRAVARRWPPDAVLAEQTMSAALLLEELGGPPVALLGILPLGIPSRDTAPFGLGLRPDASPPGRWRNRALRLLADRVVFGRATRQLGAVCRRLGLPPRPFAPPVAPRLMLQPSVPGFEYPRSDLPRHLHFVGPLFPPAPPDVPPPAWWPEVVVGGRPVVLVTQGTLATRAGELIVPTLRGLAGEDLLVVAAGVRDPAELGELPGNARVAPFLPFAALLPHVAVYVTNGGYGGVQQALAHGVPVVAAGTTEDKAEVAGRVEYAGVGLNLRTNAPPPGQVRGAVRSLLGESPFRRRARELGAELRRHDAPREAATLVETLARTGRRVEVGPGLPHGADDRTAFTPAP